The proteins below are encoded in one region of Bombus vancouverensis nearcticus chromosome 8, iyBomVanc1_principal, whole genome shotgun sequence:
- the LOC117153322 gene encoding anaphase-promoting complex subunit 11 isoform X3, whose translation MKVTIKSWTGVATWRWIANDDNCGICRMPFDASCPDCKIPGDDCPLVWGQCSHCFHIHCIMKWLHSQQTRHLCPMCRQEWKFKE comes from the exons ATGAAAGTCACGATAAAAA GTTGGACTGGTGTTGCCACCTGGCGTTGGATAGCAAACGATGACAATTGCGGTATATGTAGAATGCCTTTTGATGCCAGTTGTCCAGACTGTAAGATTCCTGGAGACGATTGTCCTTTAG TTTGGGGCCAATGCTCGCATTGCTTCCACATACACTGCATCATGAAGTGGTTGCATTCCCAGCAAACCAGGCATCTCTGTCCGATGTGTCGTCAAGAATGGAAGTTCAAGGAGTAG
- the Mnn1 gene encoding menin 1 has protein sequence MAGFRDEDKALFPIQSISSIVRIFQNQLENSSEPDLALLSILVGAVENSLTCNRTFASQETTVFDEPKLPAVEFHIAEALYTKFHAVIKGAVDLTVYDTRYATRELVKKVSDVIWNSLTRSYYKDRAHLQSLYSYLTANKLDCFGVAFAVVAGCQVLGFKDVHLAMSEDHAWVVYGEDGTETAEVTWHGKGNEDKRGQPVEPGVASRSWLYVNGQAVVCSRAMEVATIVSAINPSLSATSDAAEVALLQQELLWLLYDLGHLAKYPMALGNLGDLEEAAPTPGRPPAIDLFQEAIRSARKYYGNAHVYPYTYQGGYLYRHGLHANALSSWADAADVLRKYDYSRDDGEIYKELLEIANELIPHTVRADERLLRQPRCFAYLLRFYDGICQWEEGANTPVLHIGWARPLVNTISKFDASIRAQVIIDCYDVEAKQEEEKSQKRETSPEETLNNNNNNYCKTKERGNAARDLIKSLESKVPPNPAPMHPSIQALTAACSEKILNRDYLLQGGGEPFVAPSDDALPPAPSTSQENLDPEVETDSEHERPRITLYSQKMKGLKDLLLAEKLNTHAISLQLTAQSQVQIGKKSRNTDEVGVSQRPKRTRRE, from the exons ATGGCGGGTTTTCGAGACGAGGATAAGGCACTATTTCCTATTCAGAGCATCTCCTCGATCGTACGAATCTTCCAAAATCAGTTAGAAAACAGCTCGGAACCAGATTTGGCTTTGCTCTCGATTCTCGTCGGTGCAGTCGAGAATTCCCTAACCTGCAATAGAACATTTGCGTCGCAGGAGACCACTGTTTTTGACGAGCCGAAATTGCCGGCCGTTGAGTTTCATATTGCCGAAGCACTTTATACCAAGTTTCACGCAGTGATTAAGGGTGCGGTAGATCTTACGGTTTACGATACGAGATACGCGACTAGAGAACTCGTCAAAAAAGTCTCCGACGTTATATGGAACTCTCTAACAAGAAGCTATTACAAAGATCGCGCGCACTTACAAAGTCTCTATAGCTACCTCACAGCTAATAAATTGGATTGTTTCGGCGTTGCCTTTGCCGTGGTTGCCGGCTGTCAGGTATTGGGATTTAAAGATGTACACCTTGCTATGTCAGAAGATCACGCCTGGGTGGTTTACGGGGAGGATGGAACTGAAACTGCTGAAGTTACTTGGCATG GAAAGGGAAACGAGGATAAACGTGGCCAACCAGTTGAACCTGGTGTAGCTTCTCGGTCGTGGTTATATGTGAATGGACAAGCTGTAGTATGCTCTAGAGCAATGGAAGTTGCCACCATAGTATCGGCTATAAATCCTAGTTTAAGCGCTACATCGGATGCAGCTGAGGTTGCATTGCTTCAACAAGAACTGTTATGGCTGTTGTACGATTTGGGTCATCTCGCCAAGTATCCTATGGCTCTTGGTAATCTGGGAGATCTCGAGGAAGCAGCTCCAACTCCAGGCAGGCCTCCTGCCATAGATCTCTTTCAG GAAGCTATACGATCAGCGAGGAAATATTATGGAAATGCTCACGTGTATCCATATACTTATCAAGGTGGCTACTTGTATAGACACGGATTGCATGCCAATGCGTTGTCATCATGGGCAGATGCGGCAGATGTTTTAAGGAA GTATGACTATTCGAGGGACGATGGAGAGATATACAAGGAATTGTTGGAAATAGCGAACGAGCTTATACCCCATACGGTACGAGCCGATGAACGCTTGTTACGACAACCGCGCTGTTTCGCTTATTTGTTGAGGTTTTATGACGGAATTTGTCAGTGGGAAGAAGGAGCAAACACGCCGGTATTACACATAGGATGGGCACGACCATTGGTAAATACCATTTCAAAGTTCGATGCTAGTATTCGTGCTCAGGTAATTATCGATTGTTATGACGTGGAAGCGAaacaggaagaagaaaaatcgcAGAAAAGGGAGACAAGTCCGGAGGAAACACTgaacaataataacaacaattACTGTAAAACTAAAGAGAGGGGCAACGCGGCCCGCGACCTGATCAAAAGCTTAGAGTCTAAAGTACCTCCTAACCCAGCACCGATGCATCCTAGTATTCAAGCGTTGACGGCAGCCTGTAGCGAAAAGATACTTAATAGGGATTACCTGCTGCAGGGTGGCGGGGAACCGTTTGTTGCTCCGTCGGATGACGCTTTACCTCCCGCACCTTCCACTTCCCAGGAGAACCTTGATCCCGAGGTAGAGACTGATTCCGAACACGAAAGACCAAGGATAACTTTGTACAGTCAGAAAATGAAGGGTCTGAAAGACTTGTTGTTGGCTGAAAAGTTAAACACGCATGCGATATCGTTGCAGCTAACCGCACAGAGCCAGGTACAAATCGGTAAAAAATCGCGTAATACCGACGAGGTTGGAGTTAGTCAACGTCCAAAAAGGACGCGTCGCGAATAG